In Humulus lupulus chromosome 7, drHumLupu1.1, whole genome shotgun sequence, the following are encoded in one genomic region:
- the LOC133790732 gene encoding barwin-like, translated as MSKLCVLTLVLVVVAIGGAMAEQCGRQAGGAKCPNGLCCSQYGWCGNTNDYCSLQSGCQSNCQGSSTPTTPEPTPGETVVRATYHLYDPQQNNWDLRAVSAYCSTWDADKPYSWRSKYGWTAFCGPSGPKGRDSCGKCLRLRNTRTGATITARIVDQCSNGGLDLDFNTIFKPLDTDGVGYQQGSLQVGYTFVN; from the exons ATGAGCAAACTTTGCGTATTGACGTTGGTTTTGGTGGTGGTGGCCATTGGTGGAGCAATGGCTGAGCAATGCGGACGCCAAGCGGGCGGTGCTAAATGCCCGAACGGGCTGTGCTGCAGCCAATATGGGTGGTGTGGCAACACCAACGATTACTGCTCGCTTCAATCTGGCTGCCAGAGCAATTGTCAGGGGAGCTCAACACCAACAACACCTGAACCAACCCCAGGAGAAACTGTTGTAAGAGCCACGTACCATTTGTACGATCCACAACAGAACAACTGGGACTTGAGGGCTGTTAGTGCTTATTGCTCTACTTGGGATGCCGATAAGCCTTACTCATGGCGCAGCAAATATGGCTGGACTGCCTTCTGTGGACCATCCGGACCTAAGGGCCGTGACTCTTGTGGAAAGTGTTTGAGG CTTAGGAATACAAGAACTGGGGCAACCATAACAGCAAGGATTGTGGATCAGTGCAGCAATGGGGGCTTAGATTTGGACTTTAACACTATATTTAAGCCATTGGACACCGATGGAGTAGGATATCAGCAGGGTTCTCTCCAAGTGGGCTACACATTTGTCAATTAA